Below is a genomic region from Azoarcus sp. KH32C.
GCCGTGCGTGAGGTACTGGCGGCTCTGCGGCTCGAAGACGTAGCGGTGGTGCAGCTGCGTCTGGTCGAGGATTTCGGACAGCGCGTGCATCTCGGGCAGATGCGCGATCGGCGCGCGCGTGAAGGCGTACGGGAACCAGATGCGGTCGTTCAGGCCGAAGCCGGAATGGCAATCGACGGTGATGCTGAATTGATGGCTGAGGAGTTCGCCCTCGACGACACGGCACAGCGCCTCGCTCTCGGCCTGCATCGGTGCGTTGGGCTTGCCCCGATACCAGGGCAGGTGCGAACTCAGGCGCTGCCCGCCGACGAGGAAGGGGACGTGCTCGACGGCCTCGACCGGCGCATTGCGCATCAGGTCCACGCCCTGCGGGTTGGAGCGCGTGCCGCGCCACAGCCCGCCGGGGTTGACGACCGGCATGAAGACCATGCGCATCAGCTCGAGCTGGCGCTGCAGCGCCGCGTCCCAGCGCAGCCGCATCAGCACGCTCCGCAGGTAGGCGAGCACGACCGCGGCGCCGATGCGCTCCAGCCCGTGCACACCGCCGAAATAGCCGACCGCGGGCGCCGTCGGCGAGGGGTTGCCGATCGCCATCGCGTAGACCGGCAGGCGGCGGGCGCCGACTTCGACCTGGCACAGCACGCGCGTTTCCACCCCGCTGCCAAGGCGATCGACCAGGCGTTCGAGTTCGACGAGTTCGGTCGGTTCTGCGGACTGTGCCATGCGAGCCTCCCTTCGACGGACAGCGGAAAATCAACCGTATCACGTAGGAACGGCGCCGCCGGCGTGAGTTCCGCCATATCGGGGCGCAAAAAGTCGGCACGGGAGTCGCCGCGGTCTATATAGATAATCATGGAGCGTGGCGACGCACTTTCTGAGGTCGATGTACCGGCGGGGAGACGTGGCTTGGACAAGATGCGCGAACAGCTCGCGGCAGACAGCAGCGTTCTGGTGGTCGACGACCAGCCGCAATACCAGATGGTCCTGAAACGCCTGCTCGGTCGGCAGGGCTACCGAGTGCATGTGGCCGGCGACGGCGAGACGGCCCTTGCGGTCGCGCGCAGCGAACGCCCGGATCTCGTGCTGCTCGACGTGATGATGCCGGGCATGAGCGGCTATGAGACCTGCCTCCGCCTCAAGGCGGAGGCGGCCGACCGCTACATCCCTGTGATCTTCATCAGCGGCGAAGGCGACGTCGGCGCGAAGGTCCAGGCCTTCGAATGCGGCGGCGTCGACTACATCACCAAGCCGTTCTACGACGGCGAGGTGTTGATGCGGGTGGCGACCCATCTCACGGTGCATGCATTGCAGCGCAGCCTCGAAAAGCGCGTGGCCTCGCGCACGGCCGAGTTGGCGGTCGCCAATGCGCAGTTGCAGCGCGAGATCACCGAGCGCCGGCAGGCCGAGGACAAGTTCCGCGGCGTGCTCGAATCGGCGCCCGAGGCGATGGTGATCGTGAACGCGCAGCGCGAGATCGCGCTCGTCAATTCGCGCGCCGAGGAGATGTTCGGCTACGCGCGCGAGGAACTTCTCGGGCAAGCGGTCGAGGTGCTGGTGCCCGAGCGCGCGCGCGACGGGCACGCGCGGGACGGCGCCGCCTACATCGCCGCGCCGAGAACGCGCGCGATGGGCGAGGATCTGGCCCTCTTCGGCCGGCGGCGGGACGGCCGGGAATTTCCTGTCGCGGTGTCGTTGAGCCCGCTGCAGACGCCCGAAGGCCTGCTCGTGATCAGCACGATCCGCGACATCAGCGCGCGCAAGGAGGCGGAAGCCGCGCTGCGCGAGCTCGCGGCGCACCGTGACGCCGTGCGCGAGGACGAGCGCAAGCGCATCGCGGGCGAGATCCACGACGAGCTCGGCTCGCTGCTGACGGCGCTGAAAATGGACGTCTCGCTGCTGCGCATGGAGCTGCCGACGGATAGCCCGGCGCAGGAGCGGATCGGCGAGATGCGCGAGTTGATCGAGCGCACGATCCGCATGGTGCGCCAGGTCGCGACCCAGCTCAGGCCGGCGGCGCTGAACCTGGGACTGGTACCGGCGCTCGAGTGGCTGGTCGACGACTTCGGCCGGCGCACCGGCCTCGACTGCAGCTTCGAGGCCGAAACCGAGGTCGCGA
It encodes:
- a CDS encoding response regulator, which codes for MREQLAADSSVLVVDDQPQYQMVLKRLLGRQGYRVHVAGDGETALAVARSERPDLVLLDVMMPGMSGYETCLRLKAEAADRYIPVIFISGEGDVGAKVQAFECGGVDYITKPFYDGEVLMRVATHLTVHALQRSLEKRVASRTAELAVANAQLQREITERRQAEDKFRGVLESAPEAMVIVNAQREIALVNSRAEEMFGYAREELLGQAVEVLVPERARDGHARDGAAYIAAPRTRAMGEDLALFGRRRDGREFPVAVSLSPLQTPEGLLVISTIRDISARKEAEAALRELAAHRDAVREDERKRIAGEIHDELGSLLTALKMDVSLLRMELPTDSPAQERIGEMRELIERTIRMVRQVATQLRPAALNLGLVPALEWLVDDFGRRTGLDCSFEAETEVAMDDAQATAAFRIVQESLTNVARHAEARNVHVTLNSSGDAMELTVADDGRGFDTAEVGGGAFGLFGIRERARNLGGRASVVSGPGRGTQVRIWLPLAGGGR
- a CDS encoding M14 family zinc carboxypeptidase, with product MAQSAEPTELVELERLVDRLGSGVETRVLCQVEVGARRLPVYAMAIGNPSPTAPAVGYFGGVHGLERIGAAVVLAYLRSVLMRLRWDAALQRQLELMRMVFMPVVNPGGLWRGTRSNPQGVDLMRNAPVEAVEHVPFLVGGQRLSSHLPWYRGKPNAPMQAESEALCRVVEGELLSHQFSITVDCHSGFGLNDRIWFPYAFTRAPIAHLPEMHALSEILDQTQLHHRYVFEPQSRQYLTHGDLWDHLYQRACSDPECTHLPLTLEMGSWLWVKKNPRQMLSPQGLFNPLIAHRQARVLRRHVTWLDFVGRAACGHQGWRPVGAERERHRQLAMQRWYGAS